The Brevibacillus brevis genome contains a region encoding:
- a CDS encoding iron-containing alcohol dehydrogenase: MQISKFMTPEIIFGNQSLGQVGESLRRLGASRVFLVSDPGVASAGWIERIISYLQQQKLDYHLWTNVTANPKDYEIHAGIAEYRAKECNAILGVGGGSAIDAAKAIALLATNEGSIVQYEGVDNIQHPLPPMVMVPTTAGSGSEVSQFSIIVDSARKVKMAIISKSLIPDIAIIDPQTLMTKDKLLTANTGIDVLTHAIESYISLAATPLTEVHSLQAMRLIAQHLRPSVASQYNTEAKQAMAMASLQAGIAFSNAILGAVHAMSHQLGGFLDAPHGEVNAILLPHVLEYNYIAAPEKYRQIAECLGENTAGLSTHAASRLTLKAVKELVSDLEVPQSLSAIGLHPEQIDLLSSLAVLDVCMTTNPRDMTVHDVATLFRQAL, from the coding sequence ATGCAAATATCCAAGTTCATGACGCCGGAAATCATTTTCGGGAACCAGTCTCTCGGCCAGGTAGGGGAAAGCTTGCGCCGATTGGGAGCTTCTCGCGTCTTTCTTGTCAGTGATCCTGGTGTGGCAAGCGCTGGCTGGATCGAACGAATCATTTCTTACTTGCAGCAGCAAAAGCTCGACTACCATCTATGGACCAACGTGACAGCCAATCCGAAAGATTACGAGATTCATGCCGGGATTGCCGAATATCGCGCCAAGGAGTGCAATGCCATTCTCGGTGTTGGCGGAGGCAGTGCGATCGATGCAGCCAAGGCAATCGCTTTGTTGGCTACCAATGAGGGCAGCATCGTCCAATACGAAGGCGTAGATAATATCCAGCATCCCCTTCCTCCCATGGTGATGGTACCGACGACAGCGGGCTCCGGTTCGGAGGTTTCGCAATTTTCCATTATTGTGGACAGTGCACGCAAGGTGAAAATGGCGATCATCTCCAAATCGCTCATACCCGATATCGCGATCATCGACCCGCAAACCTTGATGACCAAGGACAAGCTGCTCACTGCCAATACAGGTATAGATGTGCTGACACATGCCATTGAATCGTATATTTCGCTCGCCGCGACGCCGCTGACCGAGGTGCATTCGCTGCAAGCCATGCGTCTCATCGCCCAGCATTTGCGCCCATCTGTCGCCAGTCAATACAATACAGAGGCCAAGCAAGCGATGGCCATGGCGAGCCTTCAAGCCGGAATCGCTTTTTCCAACGCCATACTCGGTGCTGTGCATGCCATGTCCCATCAGCTTGGGGGATTCCTCGACGCTCCGCATGGCGAGGTGAATGCCATCCTGCTCCCCCATGTGCTCGAGTACAACTATATCGCGGCACCGGAAAAATACAGGCAAATTGCTGAATGCCTCGGGGAAAACACGGCGGGCTTGAGCACACATGCCGCCTCTCGTCTCACACTCAAAGCGGTCAAGGAGCTGGTAAGCGATCTGGAGGTGCCCCAATCGTTGTCCGCCATCGGGCTGCATCCAGAGCAAATTGACCTACTCAGTTCGCTCGCCGTACTGGACGTGTGTATGACGACCAATCCCCGCGACATGACCGTCCATGATGTCGCAACGCTGTTTCGCCAAGCCTTGTAG
- the adhP gene encoding alcohol dehydrogenase AdhP — MKAAVVNEFHQKLEVKEVAIPEVGHGEVLVKIKTCGVCHTDLHAAHGDWPVKPNLPLIPGHEGVGVVEKLGEGVTSLKIGDRVGIPWLFSACGECDYCLTGWETLCLQQLNGGYSADGAYAEYCVAPAAYVARIPDELGDVEAAPILCAGVTTYKALKVANVKPGEWVAIYGIGGLGHVALQYAKAMGYNVVAVDIHKEKLDLAKELGADVTVNGSEVDPVQAIQEQVGGVHGAISVAVTKKAFEQAYKSVRRGGSLVVVGLPNAELPIPIFDTVLNGVTVKGSIVGTRKDMQEALDFAARGKVRAIIETQPLDQINEVLERLEKGQINGRVVLTME, encoded by the coding sequence ATGAAAGCAGCAGTAGTCAACGAATTCCATCAAAAGCTGGAAGTAAAGGAAGTCGCTATTCCAGAAGTCGGGCACGGTGAGGTTCTGGTAAAAATCAAGACGTGCGGTGTCTGCCATACGGACCTGCATGCGGCACATGGGGATTGGCCTGTGAAGCCAAATCTGCCTTTGATTCCTGGGCATGAGGGCGTAGGTGTTGTCGAAAAGCTGGGGGAAGGCGTTACCTCGCTGAAAATTGGTGATCGGGTAGGCATTCCGTGGTTATTCTCCGCTTGCGGCGAATGCGACTACTGCCTCACTGGCTGGGAGACATTGTGCTTGCAGCAGTTAAACGGGGGTTATTCCGCTGACGGTGCTTATGCCGAATATTGCGTAGCGCCTGCTGCTTACGTGGCACGCATTCCTGACGAGCTGGGCGATGTGGAAGCAGCACCGATTCTGTGCGCAGGGGTAACCACTTATAAAGCATTGAAGGTAGCAAACGTGAAGCCGGGTGAATGGGTGGCGATCTATGGCATCGGCGGCTTGGGACATGTGGCTCTCCAATATGCCAAGGCGATGGGTTACAACGTCGTAGCGGTCGATATTCACAAGGAAAAGCTGGACTTGGCAAAAGAACTAGGGGCAGATGTGACAGTAAACGGCAGTGAGGTTGATCCCGTACAAGCTATTCAAGAGCAGGTGGGCGGTGTCCACGGTGCAATCAGCGTGGCAGTTACCAAGAAGGCGTTTGAACAGGCCTACAAATCCGTTCGACGCGGCGGTTCTCTTGTCGTTGTTGGCTTGCCGAATGCTGAGCTGCCGATACCGATTTTTGACACGGTGTTGAATGGCGTGACGGTGAAAGGCTCCATCGTGGGGACGCGCAAGGATATGCAAGAAGCGCTTGATTTTGCAGCACGAGGCAAGGTTCGCGCGATCATCGAGACGCAGCCGCTTGATCAGATCAACGAAGTGTTGGAGCGTTTGGAAAAAGGTCAAATCAATGGTCGGGTTGTTTTGACGATGGAGTAG
- a CDS encoding helix-turn-helix domain-containing protein has product MISEGKTFGGILRAYRNRANLTLTELSERTGVASGTISKIESDALTLPNMQHVLKLAKVLDIPLYTAIVPYLHKIKREATLQFLLEAVMQQKNVVLTHKVALQLLNCPKSNTFLTLDYLYQTAGTEVDEELRLALYDVICNYSREHGIPLYLARSLFQRYMIRRENLSELDQTYVEGKELLHYTSYLHINERILAYYKFSFHALRLGFYSDCIHLCKQGLEIDHSQSEQKAAAILAIIISYFELEDYTLGHFYLERYEMFDYPEVHKHARHIRGKLYGKTGKFDKAIPVLQECLAQQAQDDKIVIANDLLEIYIQVGEVKKIRELFLAEASILPENLTTPNQYNQMGLYFRTKGIFYIQQSEVDLGIDSLVESVNYYRAINEIKQADKSLSVLFEFYVSQKKNLPVDILHKLVNVYNGSNHRSKQEV; this is encoded by the coding sequence GTGATTTCAGAGGGAAAGACCTTTGGGGGCATATTACGAGCATATCGAAATAGAGCAAACTTAACACTGACTGAGTTATCAGAAAGAACAGGTGTAGCTTCTGGAACCATTAGTAAGATAGAATCCGATGCACTTACTTTACCAAATATGCAGCATGTCTTGAAACTGGCAAAAGTACTGGATATTCCACTTTATACAGCGATCGTACCCTATTTACATAAAATTAAGCGTGAAGCGACACTTCAGTTTCTATTAGAGGCTGTGATGCAACAGAAGAATGTGGTTCTTACACACAAAGTAGCTTTGCAATTGCTGAATTGTCCCAAAAGCAATACATTTCTTACTTTAGACTATCTGTATCAAACCGCAGGAACGGAAGTGGATGAAGAACTGCGCTTGGCTCTTTATGACGTGATCTGTAACTACTCACGTGAGCATGGAATTCCTTTGTATCTGGCAAGATCGCTTTTCCAACGATACATGATTCGACGTGAAAATTTAAGTGAGCTAGATCAAACCTATGTAGAGGGCAAGGAGCTATTGCACTATACGTCCTATCTGCATATCAATGAGCGAATTCTGGCCTACTATAAATTTTCCTTCCATGCATTGCGTCTTGGATTCTATTCAGATTGCATCCATCTGTGTAAACAAGGACTTGAAATCGACCATAGTCAGAGTGAGCAAAAAGCAGCAGCCATTCTTGCGATCATCATTTCCTATTTTGAGCTGGAAGACTACACATTGGGACATTTTTATCTGGAGAGATACGAAATGTTCGATTATCCCGAAGTACATAAACATGCCAGACATATTCGGGGGAAACTATACGGAAAGACAGGGAAATTTGATAAGGCCATTCCGGTATTACAAGAGTGTCTTGCGCAACAAGCACAAGATGACAAGATTGTGATCGCGAATGATTTGCTGGAGATTTATATACAGGTAGGAGAAGTAAAGAAAATTCGTGAACTATTTTTGGCAGAAGCATCTATTTTGCCAGAGAATTTAACTACTCCGAATCAATACAATCAAATGGGACTGTATTTCCGAACGAAGGGCATCTTTTACATTCAACAAAGCGAAGTAGACTTAGGAATCGATAGTCTTGTGGAAAGCGTGAATTACTATCGCGCAATCAATGAGATAAAACAAGCAGATAAAAGTCTTAGCGTTCTTTTTGAATTCTATGTGTCACAGAAAAAAAATCTTCCTGTAGATATACTCCATAAATTGGTAAACGTGTATAATGGAAGTAATCATAGATCCAAACAGGAGGTATAG
- a CDS encoding HD domain-containing protein has translation MQMVTTTMVNSQKLWMVVKRMEPHLIRNQANMEKLLKMLMIHDVSSESAKRETTQQQDGSSICGLRIDDVSNYDIKELWSEFESNETYEAKVAHAIIRLIDQIEI, from the coding sequence ATGCAGATGGTGACAACGACGATGGTCAATTCGCAAAAATTATGGATGGTGGTTAAGCGGATGGAGCCTCATTTGATCCGCAATCAGGCCAATATGGAGAAGCTTTTGAAAATGCTGATGATCCACGATGTCTCCTCCGAGTCTGCAAAACGGGAAACGACCCAGCAGCAGGATGGTTCCTCCATTTGCGGACTGCGAATAGACGATGTTTCGAACTACGATATCAAAGAGCTTTGGAGCGAGTTCGAAAGCAATGAGACGTATGAAGCGAAGGTCGCCCATGCCATTATTCGTCTGATCGACCAAATCGAAATCTAG
- a CDS encoding tripartite tricarboxylate transporter TctB family protein, translating to MRRPDNQPDFIGALLSMILGVFISFEAYRLEAFSTSLYVGDHTLPAILGLLFFMLGGVLLVQSFRVTEEVSSPNPGPPLPGKRLRLLLCFLFLLLYVWLLGAIGYTMATLFVSFAFFILIGSYRWRTSIVYSVLLTGGLYVVFIYSLHITLPGGDLF from the coding sequence ATGAGACGCCCGGATAATCAGCCAGATTTTATCGGTGCCCTTCTAAGTATGATCCTTGGAGTCTTCATATCGTTCGAGGCCTATCGTCTGGAGGCATTTTCGACGTCGTTGTACGTAGGGGATCACACGCTGCCTGCGATTCTCGGCTTATTGTTTTTCATGCTCGGAGGTGTGCTGCTGGTCCAATCATTCCGTGTGACGGAGGAAGTTTCTTCCCCAAATCCCGGGCCGCCTCTTCCTGGAAAAAGGCTGCGCCTGCTGCTTTGCTTTTTATTCCTGTTGCTGTATGTCTGGCTGCTCGGCGCGATCGGTTACACAATGGCTACGCTCTTTGTCTCCTTTGCCTTTTTTATACTGATCGGCAGCTACCGGTGGCGTACGTCCATTGTGTACTCGGTCCTTTTGACAGGGGGGCTGTATGTGGTGTTCATCTACTCGCTGCATATCACACTGCCTGGAGGAGATTTGTTTTAG